From one Verrucomicrobiota bacterium genomic stretch:
- the rplT gene encoding 50S ribosomal protein L20 yields the protein MPRVVNAVATKKRRNRLMRSARGYFGNKSRLFRYAREEVRRAGVFAYRDRRKKKTTMRQLWIVRINAACRELGLQYCRFMAALKQLNINLDRRALSELAIWDPKAFEAIVERAKGYLTSNPAK from the coding sequence ATGCCAAGAGTAGTAAATGCAGTTGCGACGAAAAAGCGTCGAAATCGGTTAATGCGAAGTGCGCGAGGTTACTTCGGAAACAAATCGCGCCTGTTTCGGTATGCACGTGAGGAGGTTCGGCGGGCGGGTGTTTTTGCCTACCGTGATCGTCGGAAGAAAAAGACGACGATGCGCCAGCTCTGGATCGTACGTATCAATGCCGCCTGTCGGGAATTGGGCCTCCAGTACTGTCGTTTTATGGCCGCGTTGAAACAGCTCAACATCAACCTCGATCGTCGGGCGCTCAGCGAGCTTGCAATCTGGGATCCGAAGGCGTTCGAAGCGATCGTCGAACGGGCGAAAGGTTATCTCACAAGCAACCCAGCAAAATAA
- a CDS encoding HD domain-containing protein, giving the protein MEKFSNTVELKSLPEGQSVIFKAVVVVRKVESRNAKNGSEFLKVEVGDKFSSFGFTCFSSSSVFNFFHSCNPGDVIFIEGMSRHYQGTFSPDILSARRLSDQEIQEGNWRTQLEQTSMEDPEQLRQELLEDIESIQHPLLQKTVKVALNDVGEAFFTSVAAKSMHHAYKSGLLEHTVHVTRAGIALLKVYPDIPYDLTVAGMILHDIGKVHEYAGDLAVTRTKLGNLQGHIILGYRITRAAGLKCGLPTELLERLEHIILSHQGQLEYGAAVLPSTPEAIFVSLVDNLDAKMGMVSHLLASTPESQIFSERFPGLETQMLVERLI; this is encoded by the coding sequence ATGGAGAAATTCTCGAATACCGTCGAGTTGAAGTCACTTCCCGAGGGGCAATCCGTCATCTTTAAAGCGGTCGTCGTCGTCCGTAAAGTCGAATCGCGAAATGCCAAAAATGGTTCCGAGTTCCTCAAGGTCGAGGTTGGCGATAAGTTTTCCTCATTTGGTTTTACGTGTTTTTCGAGCTCCTCGGTCTTTAATTTTTTCCACAGCTGCAATCCCGGCGATGTCATTTTTATCGAAGGGATGAGTCGACACTACCAGGGCACATTTAGCCCTGACATCCTTTCAGCGCGTCGGTTATCGGACCAGGAGATCCAAGAAGGCAACTGGCGTACACAGCTCGAGCAGACCTCGATGGAAGACCCCGAACAACTCCGGCAAGAACTTCTCGAAGACATTGAGTCTATCCAGCATCCACTCCTACAAAAAACCGTTAAGGTCGCGCTCAATGACGTCGGGGAGGCATTTTTTACGAGCGTTGCGGCGAAATCGATGCACCACGCCTATAAATCGGGGCTTCTCGAGCACACTGTTCATGTCACACGCGCCGGTATTGCTCTGCTCAAGGTCTACCCCGACATCCCATACGATCTCACCGTCGCGGGGATGATTCTTCACGACATCGGCAAGGTTCATGAGTACGCCGGCGACCTCGCGGTGACGCGGACAAAACTCGGGAACCTCCAGGGGCACATTATTTTGGGATACCGGATCACCCGGGCAGCGGGCCTTAAGTGCGGCCTCCCAACAGAGCTCCTCGAACGCCTAGAGCACATCATTTTAAGCCACCAAGGCCAACTCGAGTATGGCGCCGCGGTACTGCCGTCGACACCGGAAGCAATTTTTGTCTCTTTGGTCGACAATCTCGATGCCAAAATGGGAATGGTTTCGCACCTTCTCGCATCGACACCCGAAAGCCAGATATTTTCGGAGCGCTTTCCGGGACTTGAGACGCAAATGCTCGTCGAACGCCTGATATAG
- a CDS encoding RpiB/LacA/LacB family sugar-phosphate isomerase: MIISLGLDHRAAHLHDVIIDHLEGLEFEVLDRGASDATPIDYPDVARKVAKDIKTMQANFGILGCYTGIGMSIAANKFQGIRAALVHSEEDACLAREHADANIMCISGEIDPELLKKMLDIFLMTEFEGGRHERRLSRIVEFEFGQM; the protein is encoded by the coding sequence ATGATTATTAGTTTAGGACTAGACCACCGGGCAGCCCATCTACACGACGTCATCATCGATCACCTCGAGGGGCTCGAGTTTGAGGTCTTAGACCGCGGCGCTAGTGATGCGACCCCGATTGACTACCCGGATGTCGCCCGAAAGGTCGCAAAGGACATCAAGACAATGCAGGCGAATTTCGGTATTCTGGGGTGCTATACCGGTATTGGGATGTCGATTGCTGCCAATAAATTTCAGGGAATCCGGGCAGCATTAGTCCATTCCGAGGAAGATGCATGTCTTGCCCGCGAGCATGCTGACGCCAATATCATGTGTATCTCGGGAGAAATCGATCCTGAACTTTTAAAAAAGATGCTTGATATTTTTCTGATGACAGAGTTTGAAGGCGGCCGCCACGAACGTCGGCTCAGCCGGATTGTTGAATTCGAGTTCGGACAAATGTAA
- a CDS encoding anaerobic ribonucleoside-triphosphate reductase activating protein has protein sequence MRIGGLQRLSLVDFPKKLAAIVFTVGCNFRCPFCHNPELVTGGANEFSEAEFFDFLAQRTQQLEGVVITGGEPTLHHDLPEFVKKIRALGYAVKLDTNGTAPEMLQQLIDQKLLDYVAMDIKHTWVRYPFATGLQQLPIANIQRSAAILLQNKVDYEFRTTVIREFHNPEDIVTMAQQITGAKRYIVQEFIPDRTLDPTFGRKLPFERATLEGLAPEVQHYVQTFEIRQ, from the coding sequence ATGCGCATTGGGGGGCTACAGCGGCTTTCACTGGTCGACTTTCCAAAGAAACTTGCCGCCATTGTTTTTACCGTTGGCTGTAATTTCCGTTGTCCGTTTTGCCATAATCCCGAACTTGTTACAGGAGGCGCGAACGAATTTTCGGAAGCCGAATTTTTCGATTTTCTAGCCCAACGGACGCAACAGCTTGAAGGTGTTGTCATTACTGGCGGCGAACCGACACTCCACCACGATTTGCCGGAATTCGTAAAAAAGATCCGTGCATTGGGTTATGCTGTGAAGCTCGATACCAATGGTACGGCTCCTGAGATGCTCCAGCAACTCATCGATCAAAAACTTTTGGACTACGTTGCGATGGACATCAAGCACACCTGGGTGCGCTACCCCTTTGCTACCGGACTTCAACAGCTTCCGATTGCCAACATTCAGCGTTCTGCGGCGATTTTACTCCAAAATAAAGTCGATTACGAGTTCCGCACAACGGTCATTCGTGAGTTCCATAACCCCGAAGATATCGTCACAATGGCCCAACAAATTACGGGAGCCAAACGTTACATCGTCCAAGAATTTATCCCCGACCGGACACTGGATCCAACGTTTGGCAGAAAGTTACCCTTTGAGCGCGCGACATTAGAAGGCCTCGCTCCGGAGGTTCAGCACTACGTCCAGACGTTTGAAATCCGGCAATAG
- the rpmI gene encoding 50S ribosomal protein L35: MQKTHKAIAKRFKITASGKIRRRTAGVRHFLRNKTVKQRRKARQDQSVSPGFSKQIMAAVSVGL, encoded by the coding sequence ATGCAAAAGACACACAAAGCCATCGCGAAACGTTTTAAGATCACCGCCTCAGGAAAGATTCGACGCCGGACGGCTGGCGTGCGCCACTTTTTACGGAACAAAACTGTAAAGCAGCGGAGGAAGGCCCGACAGGATCAATCGGTCTCGCCTGGATTTTCGAAACAAATCATGGCAGCGGTGTCGGTTGGACTTTGA
- the rho gene encoding transcription termination factor Rho: MEDEILNEEASAPKKRATRKSTLTTEAAPQKRTVRKSRAAKTTTTDEAPAESTLTYEYSDSVRLEAVEDWSPVRSESVSDQSVREVSQPVAESPVSRGDNTMMDTVEEPQYRRFRRLPRPPESLNSENQNRNDHHRSQSSDRGNNPMRNNFRNNEPHNPRQGNENNFRKNPPFNNNRQNNNNRRRPAATIRIGAFSIGYLRGLECMEGRAKLDEFCQTIVDESQEPLDLNEVLAKSNDDLADFASSIDLDEANSRGRIIDSCIASAVEEHRPVAVRGILESMEGGDGIITYACDNYKIRAKSTFVPRCLIQSLGLRRGQTLMAYVHGPQEQSTCPFAIKVTEVLGHPAEEASKFPRFKDLVPYYPTERIFLEQPGASSGDNLSMRVIDLLSPIGFGQRGLIVAPPRTGKTVLLQGIANAIIHNQPKAKLIVLLIDERPEEVTDFSLQVKGAEVISSTFDESAESHVHAAEIVIENARRWVEAGEHVIILLDSITRLARAYNTEQPSSGKVLSGGVEANALQLPKRFFGSARNIEGGGSLTIIATALIETGSRMDDVIFEEFKGTGNMELHLDRSISDKRIFPAINLERSGTRKEELLYHPDELTKVYSLRRAFQGVPPVEAMEMLINRLKKCPTNVEFLMNLNR; encoded by the coding sequence ATGGAGGATGAAATCTTAAACGAAGAGGCGTCAGCACCGAAGAAAAGGGCGACGCGGAAGTCAACGTTAACGACAGAGGCAGCACCCCAAAAACGTACGGTTCGGAAGTCTCGAGCGGCCAAAACAACAACGACCGACGAAGCACCTGCCGAGTCTACGCTCACATACGAGTATTCCGATTCGGTACGTCTTGAGGCTGTCGAAGATTGGTCCCCGGTTCGTAGCGAGTCCGTTAGTGACCAGAGTGTTCGAGAAGTTTCACAACCTGTTGCGGAGTCACCGGTATCGAGAGGGGACAATACCATGATGGATACCGTCGAAGAGCCGCAATACCGCCGATTCCGACGGCTACCGCGTCCTCCGGAGTCGCTCAATTCGGAGAATCAAAACCGAAACGATCACCATCGATCACAGTCCTCGGATCGAGGAAATAACCCGATGCGCAACAATTTTCGTAATAACGAGCCCCATAATCCGCGGCAAGGGAACGAAAACAATTTCCGCAAAAATCCGCCGTTTAATAATAATCGACAGAATAACAATAACCGACGGCGTCCGGCGGCGACAATTCGGATCGGGGCATTTTCTATCGGTTACCTACGTGGCCTCGAGTGTATGGAAGGTCGCGCCAAGTTGGATGAATTTTGCCAAACAATTGTTGACGAATCTCAAGAGCCACTCGACCTCAATGAGGTTCTGGCGAAGTCGAATGACGATCTGGCGGATTTCGCGAGCTCGATCGATCTCGACGAGGCAAACTCACGGGGACGAATTATCGATAGCTGTATCGCCTCAGCAGTAGAGGAACACCGTCCGGTGGCCGTGCGCGGGATTTTAGAATCGATGGAAGGCGGCGACGGCATCATCACCTATGCTTGCGATAACTACAAGATTCGCGCCAAGAGTACGTTCGTTCCGCGGTGCCTCATTCAATCGCTCGGGTTACGTCGGGGACAGACACTGATGGCCTACGTTCACGGCCCACAGGAGCAATCGACTTGCCCTTTTGCAATTAAAGTTACGGAAGTCCTAGGGCATCCCGCCGAGGAGGCGTCGAAATTTCCGCGATTTAAGGATTTGGTGCCGTACTATCCGACGGAACGTATTTTTCTCGAACAGCCAGGAGCAAGTTCCGGCGATAATTTGTCGATGCGGGTGATTGACCTGCTTTCGCCTATTGGGTTTGGTCAGCGTGGATTGATTGTCGCGCCGCCGCGTACCGGAAAAACAGTACTGTTACAGGGGATTGCGAATGCCATTATCCATAACCAACCGAAGGCGAAGCTCATCGTATTATTGATTGATGAACGTCCGGAGGAGGTTACGGACTTTTCGCTCCAGGTGAAAGGCGCAGAGGTAATTAGCTCGACATTCGACGAGTCAGCGGAAAGCCACGTCCATGCGGCGGAGATCGTTATCGAGAACGCACGCCGTTGGGTTGAGGCCGGTGAACACGTCATCATTTTGCTCGATTCCATCACGCGCCTCGCTCGAGCGTACAACACCGAACAGCCGAGTTCCGGAAAGGTATTATCAGGGGGCGTCGAGGCCAATGCGCTACAGCTTCCAAAGCGCTTTTTCGGTTCTGCACGAAATATCGAGGGTGGCGGGAGTCTGACGATCATCGCGACCGCGCTCATCGAGACCGGAAGCCGTATGGACGATGTCATTTTTGAGGAGTTTAAGGGGACAGGGAACATGGAGCTCCACCTCGATCGATCGATTTCCGATAAGCGTATTTTCCCGGCGATTAATCTTGAACGCAGTGGGACACGCAAGGAGGAATTGCTTTACCATCCCGATGAACTGACGAAGGTCTACAGCCTACGACGCGCGTTTCAAGGCGTTCCACCCGTCGAAGCAATGGAGATGCTTATCAACCGCTTAAAAAAGTGCCCAACGAATGTTGAATTCTTGATGAACCTCAATCGTTAA